A DNA window from Brassica napus cultivar Da-Ae chromosome A4, Da-Ae, whole genome shotgun sequence contains the following coding sequences:
- the LOC106445853 gene encoding chromatin modification-related protein EAF1 B isoform X1, producing MQVVSGYPVVNAEVDSMEGGGLSDTGAAAIQKAQADLRLEYHVREERRRELEFLENGGNPLDFKFGYATSQSVQSTSLIDKQAVKRGVKDSTASPPGDSVESSGRLGVSEPNTADNLLLFDSDNKSLEGDRNSQYPNKRSRTSESQRSLKVNHSRDKKETEDSAIFRPYARRNRSKINRDPARASSTELVQSRGGLATSLSLRKESVDVKGSDSEPGNHKTRQVPCPTSNGNPLLKDVVPGNLFKTQDDEMVVRESTAATENSPVEEKVNIAYGETGLTGVKAHAVSASTVMDSLSAGCQETNSSQLNGLKDPRGEKECSKDSAAVEAKRLDRESSHANDVEVDVHTKVDLHRVDKSDSNSMPLQNASRVDEILDPTVCEMVNTKRDEAGESTIIISEQKSGYRSQSKSLKVENQDHTSTVEIKWSETESKQEDDLAIPQNDIKVTSGLADASDSSLWPITSQAAIETSPCRVRKNVLPDTGSTALEDQHSLDDSSRKANTLMEDSILEEARNIKEKRERIAELSLGTLPAEVRTRSQWDFVLQEMAWLANDFAQERLWKMTAAMQICHRAAFTSQLKFEDRIQQRNLKSLASTLANDVLQFWNSVEVLREQEETSLETNTETVKEFKSDSGDKRPASGVREYARRFLKFMKSSTPHLQAAAPSTPEHMCDPGIAETSWDDQLTEESLFYSVPSGAMEAYRGSIESHLVLCEKSGSSIQEEVETSAYDPAEDTGYNGYDEDDEETSSYYMPGALRYRKSNNLTHKKRKNSMKYHSARSYDHGADLPHGSYTGGSNPLMDKRPASNLNVGSVLMKRNRTASRHRIVSGDTSGDTSSFQDEQSSLNGGSAVQKGTEVESSRNFEKQLPYDMAETSDKPKNKGSAYEQSWHLDSMVHGEQEHRKKRPQNQFNMNGLYGPHKKQKTVKQSLQNNFHTIPSPAASQMSNMSNPNKFLKFIGGRDRGKKLKGLKISSGQHGSENPWTLFEDQALVVLVHDMGPNWELITDALKSTLKIKRIYRHPSDCKERHRILMDKTGGDGADSAEDSGNSQAYPSTLPGIPKGSARQLFQRLQGPVEEDTLKSHFETICSIGKKFHQRFIQNDCRDPKQIVPVHNSQVMALSHVFPNNLNGSVLTPLDLCDTSTSGEDVFSLENSGLSTLPVLPVVPASEANPSSNNLSTTSSPTSASARFNIARGSLPPEEQHRIQQHNQTSSGRNRQQPSLSTPAAVSGPEPGPRPPGGNAASVNGTHRSSPLSRPGFQGVSTLPNSGSMLSSGMGGISNTGNNKSVGNSTLRPRGAMQHMMRAGKGNGLGIPALSSGFTNQTIPSVQAYPGHLSQQHQLSQQPHVLGNSLNHHLQSPNRAAGTQQQALAAIRQRQMAQRYLQQQQQFPAAGAMPPHALSSRPQVTPVSSPQSSPQSQPLASSQPLSMPPSSNMTAIGHQQPLKPQLPVHGLGRNPQSGASKVNNQAGKQRQRQTQQQTGKQHPLQRQPTLGQQQNKPLKGGNIMHQSISVDDPSHLNGSTMSPGVQGTEKVEATVKAVPSQPSNLVTVVNTYTESKPLNPPAVVTPAVAKPNHQNLLLHQKQGNQPLLTSHRTVHQSHDLLKQPPRDPQAVINTTQTASIGVTKEVAPQASISSIPTVTVGSTAVNPPPKELDLPSCDSSEKNGVSKLSSSITNSSGSDPVPDMAKDLGISDHGDKAVTERQQEQLRQSPPLVQRTPQLSEQLLVQNQKHIPSEQQKQQPYLKTLELEAIHEKSTHRPPDTKVE from the exons ATGCAAGTGGTTTCAGGATATCCTGTAGTAAATGCCGAGGTTGATTCCATGGAAGGAGGAGGACTTAGCGATACTGGAGCAGCAGCCATTCAGAAGGCTCAAGCGGACTTAAG GCTGGAGTACCATGTCCGCGAGGAAAGGAGGAGAGAACTGGAGTTTCTGGAGAAT GGTGGCAACCCTTTGGATTTCAAGTTTGGTTATGCTACTTCTCAAAGCGTCCAATCTACTTCGCTCATAGATAAGCAAGCAGTAAAGag GGGAGTCAAGGATAGCACTGCATCACCACCTGGTGATTCCGTGGAGAGTAGCGGCAGACTTGGAGTTTCTGAACCCAATACAGCTGATAATCTCTTGCTCTTTGATTCTGATAATAAGTCTCTTGAAGGAGATAGAAATTCACAATATCCTAATAAGAGGAGCAGAACTTCTGAATCGCAACGGTCTCTCAAAGTTAATCATTCCCGGGATAAAAAGGAAACTGAAGATTCTGCCATTTTTCGCCCATATGCTCGTAGAAACCGATCTAAGATTAACCGTGATCCTGCACGGGCAAGCTCTACTGAGTTAGTTCAGAGTCGTGGTGGTCTTGCAACGTCTCTCTCACTTCGCAAAGAGTCTGTGGATGTAAAGGGTTCTGATTCCGAACCAGGCAATCATAAGACTAGGCAAGTACCTTGTCCAACTTCCAATGGTAATCCCCTTTTAAAGGATGTAGTCCCAGGGAACTTGTTTAAAACACAAGATGATGAAATGGTTGTACGAGAAAGCACTGCTGCAACAGAAAACAGTCCAGTTGAAGAGAAGGTAAATATCGCTTATGGAGAGACTGGTCTTACTGGAGTGAAAGCACATGCTGTCTCTGCTAGTACAGTAATGGATTCTCTCAGTGCTGGTTGCCAGGAAACTAACTCTAGCCAGTTGAATGGCCTTAAGGATCCCAGAGGAGAAAAAGAATGCTCAAAAGATAGCGCAGCTGTAGAGGCAAAACGGTTAGATCGAGAGTCCTCTCATGCTAACGACGTTGAAGTAGATGTACATACTAAAGTAGATCTCCATAGGGTGGACAAATCTGACTCCAACAGTATGCCTTTGCAGAATGCTTCAAGAGTAGACGAGATACTAGATCCCACAGTTTGCGAAATGGTGAATACAAAAAGAGACGAGGCTGGTGAATCTACCATCATTATTAGTGAGCAGAAGTCTGGGTATCGAAGCCAATCAAAATCGCTCAAAGTTGAAAATCAAGATCATACAAGTACAGTGGAGATTAAATGGTCTGAAACTGAgagcaaacaagaagatgatTTGGCAATACCGCAAAATGATATTAAAGTTACTAGTGGATTAGCTGACGCTTCCGACAGCTCTTTGTGGCCTATAACGTCTCAGGCAGCTATAGAAACCAGTCCTTGCAGAGTCAGGAAAAACGTATTGCCGGACACTGGCAGTACAGCACTAGAAGACCAGCATAGCTTAGACGATAGCTCAAGAAAGGCGAATACTTTGATGGAGGACTCTATCCTTGAGGAGGCACGAAATATAAAG gaaaaaagagagaggattGCTGAATTATCTTTGGGTACCTTACCAGCGGAGGTTCGTACGAGATCTCAATGGGACTTTGTCCTTCAAGAAATGGCATGGCTGGCAAATGATTTTGCGCAG GAGCGTCTTTGGAAGATGACTGCTGCCATGCAGATTTGCCATCGAGCTGCTTTTACCTCTCAGCTGAAATTTGAGGATCGAATTCAGCAGAGAAATCTGAAAAGCTTAGCTTCAACATTGGCTAATGATGTCTTGCAGTTCTGGAATTCTGTGGAGGTCCTTAGGGAGCAAGAGGAGACAAGCTTGGAAACTAATACG GAGACAGTGAAGGAATTCAAGTCCGATAGTGGCGACAAACGTCCAGCTTCTGGTGTCAGAGAATATGCACGCagatttttgaagtttatgaaGTCGTCTACCCCCCATCTGCAAGCAGCAGCACCGTCGACACCTGAACATATGTGTGACCCTGGCATAGCGGAGACATCTTGGGATGATCAGCTTACAGAA GAAAGCTTATTTTATTCAGTTCCATCTGGTGCAATGGAGGCCTATCGAGGGTCCATTGAATCTCATCTTGTCTTGTGTGAG AAATCCGGAAGTAGCATACAGGAGGAGGTTGAGACATCAGCGTATGATCCGGCAGAAG ATACAGGATACAATGGTTATGATGAGGATGACGAAGAAACGAGTAGCTATTATATGCCTGGAGCTCTTAGATATaggaaatcaaataatttaacccacaagaaaagaaagaacTCGATGAAGTATCATTCTGCCCGGTCATATGATCATGGGGCTGATTTGCCACACGGTAGCTATACTGGTGGCTCCAACCCATTGATGGATAAAAGGCCTGCCAGTAATCTTAATGTTGGTTCAGTTTTAATGAAGCGAAATCGCACTGCCTCCAGGCATAGGATTGTGAGTGGGGACACTAGTGGGGACACTAGTTCTTTTCAGGATGAGCAAAGTAGTTTGAATGGTGGATCTGCCGTTCAAAAAGGAACAGAAGTTGAATCTAGTCGTAATTTTGAGAAGCAGTTACCTTATGACATGGCTGAAACATCAGACAAACCTAAGAATAAG gGCTCTGCATATGAACAATCCTGGCATCTTGATTCAATGGTACATGGTGAACAG GAGCACCGGAAGAAGAGACCGCAGAATCAATTCAATATGAATG GTCTGTATGGTCCACATAAGAAGCAAAAGACTGTCAAACAATCACTGCAGAATAATTTTCATACTATTCCTTCTCCGGCAGCTTCTCAGATGAGCAATATGTCTAACCCCAACAAATTTCTTAAGTTCATTGGCGGCCGGGACAGgggcaaaaaattaaaaggctTAAAG ATTTCTTCTGGTCAACATGGATCTGAAAATCCATGGACACTGTTTGAGGACCAG GCGCTTGTTGTCCTGGTGCATGACATGGGCCCTAACTGGGAGCTCATTACTGATGCTTTGAAAAGCACTCTTAAAATTAAG CGTATATATCGTCATCCAAGTGATTGCAAGGAGCGGCATAGGATTCTAATGGACAAAACTGGTGGTGATGGGGCTGATAGTGCTGAAGACTCGGGAAATTCTCAGGCTTATCCATCCACTTTGCCTGGCATCCCAAAG GGAAGTGCGAGACAGTTGTTTCAACGCTTGCAAGGGCCCGTGGAAGAAGATACACTGAAGTCCCATTTTGAGACGATTTGTTCGATTGGGAAGAAATTTCATCAAAGATTCATACAG AATGATTGTCGGGATCCTAAGCAGATAGTACCAGTTCACAATTCTCAAGTTATGGCTCTTTCTCATGTATTTCCAAATAATCTGAATGGAAGTGTCCTCAC GCCCCTTGATCTCTGTGATACATCAACGTCAGGTGAAGATGTATTTTCACTTGAAAATTCAGGTCTCTCAACGCTGCCGGTGTTACCAGTGGTTCCTGCATCTGAAGCAAATCCTTCTAGCAACAACTTGTCAACTACATCTAGCCCAACCAGTGCGTCAGCaag ATTCAATATTGCTAGAGGATCGTTGCCACCAGAGGAGCAACACCGAATCCAACAACATAACCAGACGTCATCCGGTAGAAACCGGCAGCAGCCTTCTTTATCAACTCCAGCAGCTGTCTCAGGACCTGAACCTGGGCCTCGCCCACCTGGTGGAAATGCTGCGAGTGTAAATGGAACCCATAGGAGCTCACCGTTGTCAAGGCCTGGTTTTCAAGGGGTGAGCACATTGCCAAACTCTGGCAGCATGCTTTCCTCTGGGATGGGAGGAATTTCAAATACTGGAAATAATAAATCTGTAGGAAACTCTACGTTAAGGCCCCGTGGAGCCATGCAGCATATGATGCGG GCTGGCAAAGGGAATGGTCTGGGGATTCCGGCTTTGAGTTCTGGATTTACCAATCAAACAATTCCCTCAGTTCAGGCCTATCCAGGCCATCTTTCCCAGCAGCATCAGCTGTCGCAACAGCCGCATGTTCTTGGCAACTCACTTAATCATCATCTCCAGAGTCCAAATCGTGCAGCTGGGACACAGCAGCAAGCGTTAGCTGCTATTCGTCAAAGACAAATGGCTCAGCGATAtttgcagcagcagcaacagttTCCAGCAGCCGGTGCTATGCCGCCACATGCACTTTCATCACGACCTCAAGTTACTCCTGTATCTTCTCCACAAAGCAGTCCTCAATCGCAACCACTTGCTTCGTCTCAGCCATTATCGATGCCTCCGTCGTCAAATATGACAGCAATTGGACATCAGCAACCTCTAAAACCGCAGTTACCGGTTCATGGTCTGGGTAGGAATCCTCAGTCTGGTGCTTCAAAAGTAAACAATCAAGCTGGAAAACAGCGGCAGCGACAAACCCAGCAGCAAACTGGAAAACAACATCCACTCCAACGGCAACCAACTCTTGGTCAGCAGCAAAATAAACCCTTGAAAGGAGGAAACATCATGCATCAGAGTATCTCTGTTGATGATCCTTCGCACTTAAATGGTTCTACTATGTCCCCTGGCGTACAGGGTACTGAAAAAGTAGAGGCGACGGTTAAAGCTGTGCCTAGTCAGCCATCCAACCTAGTGACTGTAGTGAACACATATACAGAGTCTAAACCACTGAATCCTCCAGCAGTTGTTACACCAGCAGTTGCAAAACCCAACCATCAAAATTTGCTGCTACACCAAAAGCAGGGCAATCAGCCGCTACTAACATCTCATAGAACCGTTCATCAAAGTCACGACTTGTTGAAGCAGCCCCCTCGCGACCCACAGGCTGTCATCAATACCACCCAAACAGCTAGTATTGGTGTTACAAAGGAGGTTGCGCCTCAAGCGAGTATTAGTTCGATACCCACAGTTACAGTTGGTTCTACTGCTGTCAATCCTCCTCCGAAAGAATTGGACTTACCATCGTGCGACTCCTCGGAGAAGAACGGTGTTTCTAAACTAAGCAGTTCTATTACAAATTCATCCGGGAGTGACCCAGTACCAGATATGGCGAAAGACTTAGGCATTTCGGATCATGGTGACAAGGCTGTAACAGAAAGACAACAGGAACAGCTACGACAATCTCCACCTTTAGTTCAAAGGACGCCACAGTTATCAGAACAATTGCTTGTTCaaaatcaaaaacatattcCTTCTGAACAGCAGAAGCAGCAGCCTTATCTTAAGACGCTGGAATTAGAAGCAATCCATGAAAAGTCAACTCACAGGCCTCCTGACACCAAGGTGGAATGA
- the LOC106445853 gene encoding chromatin modification-related protein EAF1 B isoform X2, producing MEGGGLSDTGAAAIQKAQADLRLEYHVREERRRELEFLENGGNPLDFKFGYATSQSVQSTSLIDKQAVKRGVKDSTASPPGDSVESSGRLGVSEPNTADNLLLFDSDNKSLEGDRNSQYPNKRSRTSESQRSLKVNHSRDKKETEDSAIFRPYARRNRSKINRDPARASSTELVQSRGGLATSLSLRKESVDVKGSDSEPGNHKTRQVPCPTSNGNPLLKDVVPGNLFKTQDDEMVVRESTAATENSPVEEKVNIAYGETGLTGVKAHAVSASTVMDSLSAGCQETNSSQLNGLKDPRGEKECSKDSAAVEAKRLDRESSHANDVEVDVHTKVDLHRVDKSDSNSMPLQNASRVDEILDPTVCEMVNTKRDEAGESTIIISEQKSGYRSQSKSLKVENQDHTSTVEIKWSETESKQEDDLAIPQNDIKVTSGLADASDSSLWPITSQAAIETSPCRVRKNVLPDTGSTALEDQHSLDDSSRKANTLMEDSILEEARNIKEKRERIAELSLGTLPAEVRTRSQWDFVLQEMAWLANDFAQERLWKMTAAMQICHRAAFTSQLKFEDRIQQRNLKSLASTLANDVLQFWNSVEVLREQEETSLETNTETVKEFKSDSGDKRPASGVREYARRFLKFMKSSTPHLQAAAPSTPEHMCDPGIAETSWDDQLTEESLFYSVPSGAMEAYRGSIESHLVLCEKSGSSIQEEVETSAYDPAEDTGYNGYDEDDEETSSYYMPGALRYRKSNNLTHKKRKNSMKYHSARSYDHGADLPHGSYTGGSNPLMDKRPASNLNVGSVLMKRNRTASRHRIVSGDTSGDTSSFQDEQSSLNGGSAVQKGTEVESSRNFEKQLPYDMAETSDKPKNKGSAYEQSWHLDSMVHGEQEHRKKRPQNQFNMNGLYGPHKKQKTVKQSLQNNFHTIPSPAASQMSNMSNPNKFLKFIGGRDRGKKLKGLKISSGQHGSENPWTLFEDQALVVLVHDMGPNWELITDALKSTLKIKRIYRHPSDCKERHRILMDKTGGDGADSAEDSGNSQAYPSTLPGIPKGSARQLFQRLQGPVEEDTLKSHFETICSIGKKFHQRFIQNDCRDPKQIVPVHNSQVMALSHVFPNNLNGSVLTPLDLCDTSTSGEDVFSLENSGLSTLPVLPVVPASEANPSSNNLSTTSSPTSASARFNIARGSLPPEEQHRIQQHNQTSSGRNRQQPSLSTPAAVSGPEPGPRPPGGNAASVNGTHRSSPLSRPGFQGVSTLPNSGSMLSSGMGGISNTGNNKSVGNSTLRPRGAMQHMMRAGKGNGLGIPALSSGFTNQTIPSVQAYPGHLSQQHQLSQQPHVLGNSLNHHLQSPNRAAGTQQQALAAIRQRQMAQRYLQQQQQFPAAGAMPPHALSSRPQVTPVSSPQSSPQSQPLASSQPLSMPPSSNMTAIGHQQPLKPQLPVHGLGRNPQSGASKVNNQAGKQRQRQTQQQTGKQHPLQRQPTLGQQQNKPLKGGNIMHQSISVDDPSHLNGSTMSPGVQGTEKVEATVKAVPSQPSNLVTVVNTYTESKPLNPPAVVTPAVAKPNHQNLLLHQKQGNQPLLTSHRTVHQSHDLLKQPPRDPQAVINTTQTASIGVTKEVAPQASISSIPTVTVGSTAVNPPPKELDLPSCDSSEKNGVSKLSSSITNSSGSDPVPDMAKDLGISDHGDKAVTERQQEQLRQSPPLVQRTPQLSEQLLVQNQKHIPSEQQKQQPYLKTLELEAIHEKSTHRPPDTKVE from the exons ATGGAAGGAGGAGGACTTAGCGATACTGGAGCAGCAGCCATTCAGAAGGCTCAAGCGGACTTAAG GCTGGAGTACCATGTCCGCGAGGAAAGGAGGAGAGAACTGGAGTTTCTGGAGAAT GGTGGCAACCCTTTGGATTTCAAGTTTGGTTATGCTACTTCTCAAAGCGTCCAATCTACTTCGCTCATAGATAAGCAAGCAGTAAAGag GGGAGTCAAGGATAGCACTGCATCACCACCTGGTGATTCCGTGGAGAGTAGCGGCAGACTTGGAGTTTCTGAACCCAATACAGCTGATAATCTCTTGCTCTTTGATTCTGATAATAAGTCTCTTGAAGGAGATAGAAATTCACAATATCCTAATAAGAGGAGCAGAACTTCTGAATCGCAACGGTCTCTCAAAGTTAATCATTCCCGGGATAAAAAGGAAACTGAAGATTCTGCCATTTTTCGCCCATATGCTCGTAGAAACCGATCTAAGATTAACCGTGATCCTGCACGGGCAAGCTCTACTGAGTTAGTTCAGAGTCGTGGTGGTCTTGCAACGTCTCTCTCACTTCGCAAAGAGTCTGTGGATGTAAAGGGTTCTGATTCCGAACCAGGCAATCATAAGACTAGGCAAGTACCTTGTCCAACTTCCAATGGTAATCCCCTTTTAAAGGATGTAGTCCCAGGGAACTTGTTTAAAACACAAGATGATGAAATGGTTGTACGAGAAAGCACTGCTGCAACAGAAAACAGTCCAGTTGAAGAGAAGGTAAATATCGCTTATGGAGAGACTGGTCTTACTGGAGTGAAAGCACATGCTGTCTCTGCTAGTACAGTAATGGATTCTCTCAGTGCTGGTTGCCAGGAAACTAACTCTAGCCAGTTGAATGGCCTTAAGGATCCCAGAGGAGAAAAAGAATGCTCAAAAGATAGCGCAGCTGTAGAGGCAAAACGGTTAGATCGAGAGTCCTCTCATGCTAACGACGTTGAAGTAGATGTACATACTAAAGTAGATCTCCATAGGGTGGACAAATCTGACTCCAACAGTATGCCTTTGCAGAATGCTTCAAGAGTAGACGAGATACTAGATCCCACAGTTTGCGAAATGGTGAATACAAAAAGAGACGAGGCTGGTGAATCTACCATCATTATTAGTGAGCAGAAGTCTGGGTATCGAAGCCAATCAAAATCGCTCAAAGTTGAAAATCAAGATCATACAAGTACAGTGGAGATTAAATGGTCTGAAACTGAgagcaaacaagaagatgatTTGGCAATACCGCAAAATGATATTAAAGTTACTAGTGGATTAGCTGACGCTTCCGACAGCTCTTTGTGGCCTATAACGTCTCAGGCAGCTATAGAAACCAGTCCTTGCAGAGTCAGGAAAAACGTATTGCCGGACACTGGCAGTACAGCACTAGAAGACCAGCATAGCTTAGACGATAGCTCAAGAAAGGCGAATACTTTGATGGAGGACTCTATCCTTGAGGAGGCACGAAATATAAAG gaaaaaagagagaggattGCTGAATTATCTTTGGGTACCTTACCAGCGGAGGTTCGTACGAGATCTCAATGGGACTTTGTCCTTCAAGAAATGGCATGGCTGGCAAATGATTTTGCGCAG GAGCGTCTTTGGAAGATGACTGCTGCCATGCAGATTTGCCATCGAGCTGCTTTTACCTCTCAGCTGAAATTTGAGGATCGAATTCAGCAGAGAAATCTGAAAAGCTTAGCTTCAACATTGGCTAATGATGTCTTGCAGTTCTGGAATTCTGTGGAGGTCCTTAGGGAGCAAGAGGAGACAAGCTTGGAAACTAATACG GAGACAGTGAAGGAATTCAAGTCCGATAGTGGCGACAAACGTCCAGCTTCTGGTGTCAGAGAATATGCACGCagatttttgaagtttatgaaGTCGTCTACCCCCCATCTGCAAGCAGCAGCACCGTCGACACCTGAACATATGTGTGACCCTGGCATAGCGGAGACATCTTGGGATGATCAGCTTACAGAA GAAAGCTTATTTTATTCAGTTCCATCTGGTGCAATGGAGGCCTATCGAGGGTCCATTGAATCTCATCTTGTCTTGTGTGAG AAATCCGGAAGTAGCATACAGGAGGAGGTTGAGACATCAGCGTATGATCCGGCAGAAG ATACAGGATACAATGGTTATGATGAGGATGACGAAGAAACGAGTAGCTATTATATGCCTGGAGCTCTTAGATATaggaaatcaaataatttaacccacaagaaaagaaagaacTCGATGAAGTATCATTCTGCCCGGTCATATGATCATGGGGCTGATTTGCCACACGGTAGCTATACTGGTGGCTCCAACCCATTGATGGATAAAAGGCCTGCCAGTAATCTTAATGTTGGTTCAGTTTTAATGAAGCGAAATCGCACTGCCTCCAGGCATAGGATTGTGAGTGGGGACACTAGTGGGGACACTAGTTCTTTTCAGGATGAGCAAAGTAGTTTGAATGGTGGATCTGCCGTTCAAAAAGGAACAGAAGTTGAATCTAGTCGTAATTTTGAGAAGCAGTTACCTTATGACATGGCTGAAACATCAGACAAACCTAAGAATAAG gGCTCTGCATATGAACAATCCTGGCATCTTGATTCAATGGTACATGGTGAACAG GAGCACCGGAAGAAGAGACCGCAGAATCAATTCAATATGAATG GTCTGTATGGTCCACATAAGAAGCAAAAGACTGTCAAACAATCACTGCAGAATAATTTTCATACTATTCCTTCTCCGGCAGCTTCTCAGATGAGCAATATGTCTAACCCCAACAAATTTCTTAAGTTCATTGGCGGCCGGGACAGgggcaaaaaattaaaaggctTAAAG ATTTCTTCTGGTCAACATGGATCTGAAAATCCATGGACACTGTTTGAGGACCAG GCGCTTGTTGTCCTGGTGCATGACATGGGCCCTAACTGGGAGCTCATTACTGATGCTTTGAAAAGCACTCTTAAAATTAAG CGTATATATCGTCATCCAAGTGATTGCAAGGAGCGGCATAGGATTCTAATGGACAAAACTGGTGGTGATGGGGCTGATAGTGCTGAAGACTCGGGAAATTCTCAGGCTTATCCATCCACTTTGCCTGGCATCCCAAAG GGAAGTGCGAGACAGTTGTTTCAACGCTTGCAAGGGCCCGTGGAAGAAGATACACTGAAGTCCCATTTTGAGACGATTTGTTCGATTGGGAAGAAATTTCATCAAAGATTCATACAG AATGATTGTCGGGATCCTAAGCAGATAGTACCAGTTCACAATTCTCAAGTTATGGCTCTTTCTCATGTATTTCCAAATAATCTGAATGGAAGTGTCCTCAC GCCCCTTGATCTCTGTGATACATCAACGTCAGGTGAAGATGTATTTTCACTTGAAAATTCAGGTCTCTCAACGCTGCCGGTGTTACCAGTGGTTCCTGCATCTGAAGCAAATCCTTCTAGCAACAACTTGTCAACTACATCTAGCCCAACCAGTGCGTCAGCaag ATTCAATATTGCTAGAGGATCGTTGCCACCAGAGGAGCAACACCGAATCCAACAACATAACCAGACGTCATCCGGTAGAAACCGGCAGCAGCCTTCTTTATCAACTCCAGCAGCTGTCTCAGGACCTGAACCTGGGCCTCGCCCACCTGGTGGAAATGCTGCGAGTGTAAATGGAACCCATAGGAGCTCACCGTTGTCAAGGCCTGGTTTTCAAGGGGTGAGCACATTGCCAAACTCTGGCAGCATGCTTTCCTCTGGGATGGGAGGAATTTCAAATACTGGAAATAATAAATCTGTAGGAAACTCTACGTTAAGGCCCCGTGGAGCCATGCAGCATATGATGCGG GCTGGCAAAGGGAATGGTCTGGGGATTCCGGCTTTGAGTTCTGGATTTACCAATCAAACAATTCCCTCAGTTCAGGCCTATCCAGGCCATCTTTCCCAGCAGCATCAGCTGTCGCAACAGCCGCATGTTCTTGGCAACTCACTTAATCATCATCTCCAGAGTCCAAATCGTGCAGCTGGGACACAGCAGCAAGCGTTAGCTGCTATTCGTCAAAGACAAATGGCTCAGCGATAtttgcagcagcagcaacagttTCCAGCAGCCGGTGCTATGCCGCCACATGCACTTTCATCACGACCTCAAGTTACTCCTGTATCTTCTCCACAAAGCAGTCCTCAATCGCAACCACTTGCTTCGTCTCAGCCATTATCGATGCCTCCGTCGTCAAATATGACAGCAATTGGACATCAGCAACCTCTAAAACCGCAGTTACCGGTTCATGGTCTGGGTAGGAATCCTCAGTCTGGTGCTTCAAAAGTAAACAATCAAGCTGGAAAACAGCGGCAGCGACAAACCCAGCAGCAAACTGGAAAACAACATCCACTCCAACGGCAACCAACTCTTGGTCAGCAGCAAAATAAACCCTTGAAAGGAGGAAACATCATGCATCAGAGTATCTCTGTTGATGATCCTTCGCACTTAAATGGTTCTACTATGTCCCCTGGCGTACAGGGTACTGAAAAAGTAGAGGCGACGGTTAAAGCTGTGCCTAGTCAGCCATCCAACCTAGTGACTGTAGTGAACACATATACAGAGTCTAAACCACTGAATCCTCCAGCAGTTGTTACACCAGCAGTTGCAAAACCCAACCATCAAAATTTGCTGCTACACCAAAAGCAGGGCAATCAGCCGCTACTAACATCTCATAGAACCGTTCATCAAAGTCACGACTTGTTGAAGCAGCCCCCTCGCGACCCACAGGCTGTCATCAATACCACCCAAACAGCTAGTATTGGTGTTACAAAGGAGGTTGCGCCTCAAGCGAGTATTAGTTCGATACCCACAGTTACAGTTGGTTCTACTGCTGTCAATCCTCCTCCGAAAGAATTGGACTTACCATCGTGCGACTCCTCGGAGAAGAACGGTGTTTCTAAACTAAGCAGTTCTATTACAAATTCATCCGGGAGTGACCCAGTACCAGATATGGCGAAAGACTTAGGCATTTCGGATCATGGTGACAAGGCTGTAACAGAAAGACAACAGGAACAGCTACGACAATCTCCACCTTTAGTTCAAAGGACGCCACAGTTATCAGAACAATTGCTTGTTCaaaatcaaaaacatattcCTTCTGAACAGCAGAAGCAGCAGCCTTATCTTAAGACGCTGGAATTAGAAGCAATCCATGAAAAGTCAACTCACAGGCCTCCTGACACCAAGGTGGAATGA